From Coturnix japonica isolate 7356 chromosome 1, Coturnix japonica 2.1, whole genome shotgun sequence, the proteins below share one genomic window:
- the LOC107321499 gene encoding OX-2 membrane glycoprotein-like isoform X3, whose product MPGAPQRGAVRVVWTAKKMLSSKMTFQALVLSLVCVVLGKAKVVTQTEQRAVKVGDSVTLSCALTEPKDVVQVTWQKDNVKSQDNIATYSKTAGLKIQKPYQDRINFTSLMLNNTSITFWSTRVNDTGCYLCLFNTFPLGSFSGRSCLGVYGLNASIHYNVSEGHLIATCSAVGLPEPTISWNSAFNYTPTQEKFKYDNGVVSITSQVKVYDFQNSSKEDLTCRVSNENEEMELPISMKKKEGFRFLGLAIAATLSLVILVLVLTALCWRKKICKRS is encoded by the exons ATGCCGGGGGCTCCGCAGCGTGGTGCGGTGCGGGTGGTATGGACG GCGAAGAAGATGCTTTCTTCCAAAATGACTTTCCAAGCCCTGGTTTTGAGTCTGGTTTGTGTTGTGCTTGGAAAGGCAAAAG TGGTTACGCAGACTGAGCAAAGAGCGGTGAAGGTGGGCGACAGCGTGACTCTCAGTTGTGCCCTGACAGAGCCCAAGGATGTCGTGCAAGTTACATGGCAGAAAGACAATGTAAAATCACAAGATAACATAGCTACATACAGCAAGACAGCAGGATTAAAGATTCAGAAACCCTATCAAGACCGGATAAATTTCACTAGCCTGATGCTCAACAACACAAGCATCACCTTCTGGAGCACAAGAGTAAATGACACAGGGTGCTACTTGTGCTTGTTCAACACCTTCCCTTTAGGCTCCTTTTCAGGACGTTCTTGTCTTGGAGTCTATG GTCTCAATGCATCTATCCACTACAATGTTTCTGAAGGTCATCTGATAGCCACCTGTAGTGCTGTCGGCCTCCCAGAACCCACTATCAGCTGGAACAGTGCATTCAATTATACTCCTACACAGGAGAAGTTCAAATATGATAATGGGGTCGTGTCCATCACCAGTCAAGTGAAGGTCTAtgactttcagaacagcagcaaagaggaCTTGACCTGCAGAGTGAGCAACGAGAATGAAGAAATGGAATTGCCCATAAGTATGAAAAAAA AAGAGGGATTCAGGTTCTTGGGGCTGGCTATTGCTGCGACTCTATCACTTGTCATCTTGGTCCTGGTTCTCACTGCACTGTGTTGGAGGAAGAAGATATGTAAGAGGAGCTGA
- the LOC107321499 gene encoding OX-2 membrane glycoprotein-like isoform X2 gives MDNMLMDRTWLCAYLWSKIVAWESLKGDANFLLLAKKMLSSKMTFQALVLSLVCVVLGKAKVVTQTEQRAVKVGDSVTLSCALTEPKDVVQVTWQKDNVKSQDNIATYSKTAGLKIQKPYQDRINFTSLMLNNTSITFWSTRVNDTGCYLCLFNTFPLGSFSGRSCLGVYGLNASIHYNVSEGHLIATCSAVGLPEPTISWNSAFNYTPTQEKFKYDNGVVSITSQVKVYDFQNSSKEDLTCRVSNENEEMELPISMKKSRGIQVLGAGYCCDSITCHLGPGSHCTVLEEEDM, from the exons ATGGATAACATGTTAATGGATAGAACATGGCTGTGTGCATACTTGTGGAGCAAAATCGTTGCCTGGGAAAGTCTGAAGGGAGATGCCAACTTTCTCCTTCTG GCGAAGAAGATGCTTTCTTCCAAAATGACTTTCCAAGCCCTGGTTTTGAGTCTGGTTTGTGTTGTGCTTGGAAAGGCAAAAG TGGTTACGCAGACTGAGCAAAGAGCGGTGAAGGTGGGCGACAGCGTGACTCTCAGTTGTGCCCTGACAGAGCCCAAGGATGTCGTGCAAGTTACATGGCAGAAAGACAATGTAAAATCACAAGATAACATAGCTACATACAGCAAGACAGCAGGATTAAAGATTCAGAAACCCTATCAAGACCGGATAAATTTCACTAGCCTGATGCTCAACAACACAAGCATCACCTTCTGGAGCACAAGAGTAAATGACACAGGGTGCTACTTGTGCTTGTTCAACACCTTCCCTTTAGGCTCCTTTTCAGGACGTTCTTGTCTTGGAGTCTATG GTCTCAATGCATCTATCCACTACAATGTTTCTGAAGGTCATCTGATAGCCACCTGTAGTGCTGTCGGCCTCCCAGAACCCACTATCAGCTGGAACAGTGCATTCAATTATACTCCTACACAGGAGAAGTTCAAATATGATAATGGGGTCGTGTCCATCACCAGTCAAGTGAAGGTCTAtgactttcagaacagcagcaaagaggaCTTGACCTGCAGAGTGAGCAACGAGAATGAAGAAATGGAATTGCCCATAAGTATGAAAAAAAGTAG AGGGATTCAGGTTCTTGGGGCTGGCTATTGCTGCGACTCTATCACTTGTCATCTTGGTCCTGGTTCTCACTGCACTGTGTTGGAGGAAGAAGATATGTAA
- the LOC107321499 gene encoding OX-2 membrane glycoprotein-like isoform X1, with protein sequence MDNMLMDRTWLCAYLWSKIVAWESLKGDANFLLLAKKMLSSKMTFQALVLSLVCVVLGKAKVVTQTEQRAVKVGDSVTLSCALTEPKDVVQVTWQKDNVKSQDNIATYSKTAGLKIQKPYQDRINFTSLMLNNTSITFWSTRVNDTGCYLCLFNTFPLGSFSGRSCLGVYGLNASIHYNVSEGHLIATCSAVGLPEPTISWNSAFNYTPTQEKFKYDNGVVSITSQVKVYDFQNSSKEDLTCRVSNENEEMELPISMKKKEGFRFLGLAIAATLSLVILVLVLTALCWRKKICKRS encoded by the exons ATGGATAACATGTTAATGGATAGAACATGGCTGTGTGCATACTTGTGGAGCAAAATCGTTGCCTGGGAAAGTCTGAAGGGAGATGCCAACTTTCTCCTTCTG GCGAAGAAGATGCTTTCTTCCAAAATGACTTTCCAAGCCCTGGTTTTGAGTCTGGTTTGTGTTGTGCTTGGAAAGGCAAAAG TGGTTACGCAGACTGAGCAAAGAGCGGTGAAGGTGGGCGACAGCGTGACTCTCAGTTGTGCCCTGACAGAGCCCAAGGATGTCGTGCAAGTTACATGGCAGAAAGACAATGTAAAATCACAAGATAACATAGCTACATACAGCAAGACAGCAGGATTAAAGATTCAGAAACCCTATCAAGACCGGATAAATTTCACTAGCCTGATGCTCAACAACACAAGCATCACCTTCTGGAGCACAAGAGTAAATGACACAGGGTGCTACTTGTGCTTGTTCAACACCTTCCCTTTAGGCTCCTTTTCAGGACGTTCTTGTCTTGGAGTCTATG GTCTCAATGCATCTATCCACTACAATGTTTCTGAAGGTCATCTGATAGCCACCTGTAGTGCTGTCGGCCTCCCAGAACCCACTATCAGCTGGAACAGTGCATTCAATTATACTCCTACACAGGAGAAGTTCAAATATGATAATGGGGTCGTGTCCATCACCAGTCAAGTGAAGGTCTAtgactttcagaacagcagcaaagaggaCTTGACCTGCAGAGTGAGCAACGAGAATGAAGAAATGGAATTGCCCATAAGTATGAAAAAAA AAGAGGGATTCAGGTTCTTGGGGCTGGCTATTGCTGCGACTCTATCACTTGTCATCTTGGTCCTGGTTCTCACTGCACTGTGTTGGAGGAAGAAGATATGTAAGAGGAGCTGA
- the LOC107321499 gene encoding OX-2 membrane glycoprotein-like isoform X4, with protein sequence MLSSKMTFQALVLSLVCVVLGKAKVVTQTEQRAVKVGDSVTLSCALTEPKDVVQVTWQKDNVKSQDNIATYSKTAGLKIQKPYQDRINFTSLMLNNTSITFWSTRVNDTGCYLCLFNTFPLGSFSGRSCLGVYGLNASIHYNVSEGHLIATCSAVGLPEPTISWNSAFNYTPTQEKFKYDNGVVSITSQVKVYDFQNSSKEDLTCRVSNENEEMELPISMKKKEGFRFLGLAIAATLSLVILVLVLTALCWRKKICKRS encoded by the exons ATGCTTTCTTCCAAAATGACTTTCCAAGCCCTGGTTTTGAGTCTGGTTTGTGTTGTGCTTGGAAAGGCAAAAG TGGTTACGCAGACTGAGCAAAGAGCGGTGAAGGTGGGCGACAGCGTGACTCTCAGTTGTGCCCTGACAGAGCCCAAGGATGTCGTGCAAGTTACATGGCAGAAAGACAATGTAAAATCACAAGATAACATAGCTACATACAGCAAGACAGCAGGATTAAAGATTCAGAAACCCTATCAAGACCGGATAAATTTCACTAGCCTGATGCTCAACAACACAAGCATCACCTTCTGGAGCACAAGAGTAAATGACACAGGGTGCTACTTGTGCTTGTTCAACACCTTCCCTTTAGGCTCCTTTTCAGGACGTTCTTGTCTTGGAGTCTATG GTCTCAATGCATCTATCCACTACAATGTTTCTGAAGGTCATCTGATAGCCACCTGTAGTGCTGTCGGCCTCCCAGAACCCACTATCAGCTGGAACAGTGCATTCAATTATACTCCTACACAGGAGAAGTTCAAATATGATAATGGGGTCGTGTCCATCACCAGTCAAGTGAAGGTCTAtgactttcagaacagcagcaaagaggaCTTGACCTGCAGAGTGAGCAACGAGAATGAAGAAATGGAATTGCCCATAAGTATGAAAAAAA AAGAGGGATTCAGGTTCTTGGGGCTGGCTATTGCTGCGACTCTATCACTTGTCATCTTGGTCCTGGTTCTCACTGCACTGTGTTGGAGGAAGAAGATATGTAAGAGGAGCTGA